The genomic segment GAGCATGGTGGATTTCCGGTTCCTGCTCGTTACTGCATAGTCCAATCGATCTGGCTCGTGAAACCAGACTGGATGAGGAAGTGAAGAGCTGGTTTGCCTTCGCTCTGCAAAAATGTAGTGAAATTAGTTTGTTAACTCAGGCTCTGAATAATGCAGAGGATAGTGCGTTACAGCAGAAACTGGCGGAATACAGCGCGCCTGTTCGCCAGCGTCAGAAATCTGCACGGGTTCATAATTCTGCCGTGGAGCAGCGTTTAGCGAAAATAGGCCCGCAGGATAGCCAACGTCAGCAGCCATACGCCCAACGTGCCGAGCTGCAACGGGCAAAATATAATTTACCGCTGTGGCCAACCACCACCATTGGTTCATTTCCACAAACTGCAGATATCCGCACCTTACGCCTCGATTTTAAACAAGGGCGTCTGGACGGCAGTAAATACCGTACCGGCATCAGTGAGCATATCAGACAGGCCATACTTGAGCAGGAGCGCTTAGGGCTGGATGTACTGGTACATGGCGAAGCTGAACGCAATGACATGGTTGAGTATTTTGGTGAGCATCTGGATGGTTTTGTCTTTACACAAAATGGCTGGGTGCAGAGTTATGGCTCTCGCTGCGTGAAGCCACCGGTTATTATCGGCGATATCAGTCGTCCGCAACCTATTACTGTCGAATGGGCTCGCTATGCTCAGTCTCTGACTGAGAAACCGGTAAAGGGGATGTTAACCGGTCCGGTAACTATTCTCTGCTGGTCATTCCCGCGTGAAGACGTCAGCCGTGAAGTGATTGCTAAACAAATTGCTTTGGCCCTGCGTGATGAAGTGAGTGATTTGGAAGCGGCAGGTATTGGTATTATCCAAATTGATGAGCCAGCGCTAAGAGAAGGATTACCGCTGAAAAAAGCAGAGTGGAATGATTATCTGAACTGGGCTACGGAAGCATTTCGTCTGAACGCCTCTTCGGTGAAGGATGAAACCCAAATTCATACTCATATGTGTTACTGCGAATTTAACGACATTATGGACTCCATCACTGCGCTGGATGCGGATGTTATTACCATCGAAACATCGCGTTCTGATATGGAGTTGTTAGAGGCGTTTGAATCATTTGAGTATCCAAATGAAATTGGACCAGGAGTATATGATATCCACTCGCCTAACGTACCGAGCGTGGCATGGATTGAAGCGTTATTACGTCGGGCAGCCCAACGCATTCCTGCGGAACGCCTGTGGGTAAACCCGGATTGCGGCTTAAAAACCCGCGCCTGGCCAGAGACCCGACAGTCACTGGAAAACATGGTGCAGGCAGCCCGTTCACTGCGGGAATCTTTTTAATAGTTGATTCTGCATCACTTAATCGGAAAATCAGTGGGCGCATTCAGCGCCCCTTTTTTATAGCTGTGATAAAATTAAACGGATTAATAACTTTAATAGGGTGATCTGATGGAAAAGTTGGCATCGTTATACCAGGCGCATCTCTCTGTATTACAGCAACGTACTCAGGCCGTTTTAGAACGAAATCAGCTCGACGCTCTGCTTATTCACTCTGGCGAGTTGATTCGACTATTTCTCGACGACAGGGATTACCCGTTTAAAGTTAACCCTCATTTCAAGGCCTGGGTTCCGGTTACCGAAGTGCAAAATTGCTGGATTTGGGTTGATGGCGTTAATACGCCAAAGCTTTGGTTCTACTCTCCGGTTGATTACTGGTACAGCGTTGAACCCTTACCAAACAGTTTTTGGACCCCTTATATTGATATTCAGCCGCTGAAAAAAGCGGATGATATTAATCATTTCCTGCCAACAAAACGGGACAAAGTCGGTTATATCGGCCCAAATCCGGCCAGAGCTGAGTGGTTGGGTATCTCAGGGGAAAACATTAACCCTAAACCGGTGCTCGACTATCTGCATTACTATCGTTCATACAAAACTGACTATGAACTGTTTTGTATGCGTGAGGCGCAAAAAGTAGCAATTAACGGTCATAAAGCCGCCCGGGATGCGTTTTACTCCGATATGAGTGAATTCGATATCAATCTGGCTTATCTGACAGCCACCGGCCATCGGGATACTAACGTACCTTATGACAATATCATTGCGTTGAACGATCATGCAGCGGTGTTGCATTACACCAAGCTGGAACAATCTACCCCAGCGGAATCTTTCAGTTTTCTGATTGATGCCGGTGCCGAATATAACGGTTATGCCGCCGATCTGACCCGTACCTATGCCAGACATAAAGACAGCGATTTTGATTTACTGATAAAAGATATGAATGCAGAACAGCAGGCGTTGATCGCTACGTTAAAAGTAGGTGTTAACTTTGTCGACTATCATCTGCAAATGCATCAACGTGTTGCCAAACTGCTGAAAAAATACGATCTGATTGTGAATATGAGCGAAGAAGACATCGTTGAAACCGGAATCAGTTTCACTTTCTTCCCTCATGGGCTTGGTCATCCGTTAGGGTTACAGGTTCATGATGTTGCCGGATTTATGCAGGATGATACCGGTACTCATCGTTCGGCACCGGAAAGGCATCCTCCGTTACGCTGCACGCGCAATCTTGAGCCGGGCATGGTGATGACCATTGAGCCGGGCCTCTATTTTATAGATACCCTGCTGGCACCATGGCGAGATAGTCAGTTCAATCCTAACTTTAACTGGTTACGTATTGATAAATTCAGGCCGTATGGCGGTATTCGTATTGAGGATAACGTTGTGATCCGTAAAGATCGGGTAGAAAATATGACGCGAGATTTGAAACTGTCCTGATGGAATCCTATTTAATACCCGCTGAAGCGGTGACGTTTAATGAAGAAATTAAAAAGAGCCGCTTTATTACTTATCTTGCACCGGTAAACGGTGCCGATAAGGCTAAACTGTTTATACAGCAAATCAGGGATGAGCATCCGGATGCACGCCACCACTGTTGGGCGTTTGTGGCCGGTGCGCCAAATGATTCTCAGCAGCTGGGTTTTTCTGACGATGGAGAACCATCGGGAACCGCCGGTAAACCAATGTTGGCCCAGTTAATGGGAAGCGGCGTAGGTGAGGTGGTCGCGGTCGTGGTTCGCTATTATGGTGGTATTTTGTTGGGTACTGGCGGTCTGGTTAAGGCCTATGGTAACGGTGTTCAACAGGCGTTGAAGATACTGCCCACCCAACTACGCATACCTCAGTCAGAATTTTTGCTGGTGTGTGATTATCAGCAATTAGCAATGGTAGAAACTTTAGTTCAGCAGTCTGGTGGGGAGATTGTACGTGCCGATTATGGTGCCGATATCCGTTTAATATTGTCATTACCATCATTACATATTGAGCAAATTGCAGGTAAATTGCGCGATGTCAGCCGTGGAGCATTGCTTTTGTCTCCGGTTACGTAATAATTCTCAGGTTTTTTATTGAAAAAGGTCGAACCGGAATGCACTTTCGCACAATAACCCGTATTGTCGGGCTCTTGGTTATCCTCTTTTCCGGATTAATGGTAGTCCCGGGGATCGTCGCACTGATTTATCGCGATGGTGCCGGTAGTGCATTCACTCAAACCTTTGTCGTGGCGATTATTATCGGCCTGTTTTTGTGGTTCCCTAATCGTAATCAGAAGAAAGAGTTGAAATCCCGGGAGGGCTTTCTGATCGTAGTACTGTTCTGGACGGTACTGGGCAGCGTTGGGGCATTGCCATTTATTTTTGCCGAATCGCTGGGGATGAGTATCACCAATGCGTTCTTTGAATCATTTTCCGGATTAACCACCACGGGTGCCACCACGCTGGTTGGGCTGGATAGTTTGCCCAAAGCCATTCTGTTCTATCGCCAGATGCTCCAATGGTTAGGGGGCATGGGGATCATCGTATTAGCCGTAGCCATTTTACCCCTGTTGGGCGTGGGTGGTATGCAACTCTATCGGGCAGAAATTCCCGGTCCGTTAAAAGACAGCAAGATGCGACCGCGAATTGCGGAAACGGCAAAAACCCTGTGGTTTATCTATGTGCTAATTACTATTGCCTGCGCGTTGTCGCTCTGGGCGGCAGGTATGAGTCCTTTTGATGCCATTGGGCACAGTTTTTCCACCGTGGCTATCGGTGGGTTTTCTACTCATGAAAGCGGCCTGGCGTTCTATAACAGCTCATTAATTAATAATATTACCGCGGTATTCTTGTTTATTTCCGGGTGTAACTTTGGTCTGCACTTTGCGGTATTAAGCGGACGCAGCGTTAAGGTGTACTGGCGCGATCCGGAATTTAAAATGTACTTCTTCTTTCAGGTCGCTCTGATAGTCATCTGTACTTTAATGCTCTGGCGAAAAGACGTGTATGGCACATTGTTGGAATCGCTGAATCAATCGTTTTTCCACGTAATATCCATGACCACCACCACTGGTTCCTCTACAGAGGCCATTGCCACCTGGCCGACCTTCTTACCGGTGATGTTGCTGATGGCGACATTTGTTGGTGGCTGTGCAGGTTCAACCGGTGGTGGGCTTAAAGTTATTCGCGTACTGTTACTGTTCTTGCAGGGGGTACGTGAGCTGAAACGTCTGGTTCACCCTAACGCGGTATATACCATTAAACTGGGAAATCGGGCCTTACCGGAACGCGTTATTGAAGCCGTTTGGGGCTTCTTCTCTGCTTACGCGCTGGTGTTTATCATTGGTATGTTGGCATTGATGGCTACCGGGCTGGACGCATTCTCTGCCTTCACCGGCATTGTCTCTGCATTAAACAACGTAGGGATTGGTATTGGCGATTTTGGCAGCCACTATGCGCAGGTTAATGATGCCGCCAAGTGGATCCTGATTGTGACCATGATGTTTGGTCGTCTTGAAGTGTTTACGCTTCTGGTTCTGCTCACGCCGATTTTCTGGCGTGAATAACGGGAAACAAACAATAAGAAAGGAATAACCCATGAAAGCACTGCTTATTTATTCAAGTCGCGAAGGGCAAACGAAAACCATTGTTTCCAGCATTGCTGATGAATTGCGGGGAAAGGATATCCAGGTTGACCTGTATAATGTGGATGATGTACCGCAAATTAATTTTGCAGACTATAACGGTGTTCTGATTGGTGCTGCTATTCGCTACGGTCACTTCCATAAAGAATTTCGCACGTTTGTGGAGCGTCACTATCAGGCATTAAACCAAATGCCGAGCGCCTTCGTTTCCGTTTCACTGATTGCCCGAAAAGTGGAAAAGCAAACGGCGGAAACCAACAGCTACACCCGTAAATATCTGGCGGCTACTCAGTGGCATCCGACCCTTTGCGGTGTTTTTGCCGGCGCATTACGTTACCCTCGCTACACCTGGTTAGATCGAGTCATGATTCAGTTAATTATGAAAATGACCAAAGGGGAAACGGATAGCAGCAAAGACGTAGAATATACCGACTGGGATAAAGTGAAGCAGTTTGCCGGGGAATTCGAACGTTTAATCAGCAAATAGCCTGTTTATGACGACATTGTGGCGAAAAATAAAGCGGTTAAAATTATTTTATCAATTAGCACTTGCCAGATGATTCTGAGTCCCTATAATGCGCCGCCACTGACACGGCAACAGCCGCTTCAGTTCAGACGTTATCGTGCATAAATCTGTGATTTAACACTTGACTCTGACGCGGGAAAGCGTAGTATGCGCAGCCCGTGTTGCGGGAAGTTTTTCGCCGCAACATCGCTCTTTAACAATTTATCAGACAATCTGTGTGGGCACTCACAAGACGGTATCTCACGTCATTACACTTCGGTGTAACGACACAAAAAAATACCAAGTCTTAAAGAGTGACCAGACAGTAATTCATTTGAATTATTGAAAGTAATCTTTGAGCATCAAGCTTTTAATTGAAGAGTTTGATCATGGCTCAGATTGAACGCTGGCGGCAGGCCTAACACATGCAAGTCGGGCGGTAGCACAGAGGAGCTTGCTCCTTGGGTGACGAGCGGCGGACGGGTGAGTAATGTCTGGGGATCTGCCTGATGGAGGGGGATAACTACTGGAAACGGTAGCTAATACCGCGTAACGTCGCAAGACCAAAGCGGGGGACCTTCGGGCCTCGCGCCATCAGATGAACCCAGATGGGATTAGCTAGTAGGTGGGGTAATGGCTCACCTAGGCGACGATCCCTAGCTGGTCTGAGAGGATGACCAGCCACACTGGGACTGAGACACGGCCCAGACTCCTACGGGAGGCAGCAGTGGGGAATATTGCACAATGGGGGAAACCCTGATGCAGCCATGCCGCGTGTGTGAAGAAGGCCTTAGGGTTGTAAAGCACTTTCAGTGGGGAGGAAGGATGTGGTGTTAATAGCACCATGTATTGACGTTACCCACAGAAGAAGCACCGGCTAACTCCGTGCCAGCAGCCGCGGTAATACGGAGGGTGCAAGCGTTAATCGGAATTACTGGGCGTAAAGCGCACGCAGGCGGTTTGTCAAGTCGGATGTGAAATCCCCGGGCTTAACCTGGGAACTGCATCCGAAACTGGCAAGCTAGAGTCTTGTAGAGGGGGGTAGAATTCCATGTGTAGCGGTGAAATGCGTAGAGATGTGGAGGAATACCGGTGGCGAAGGCGGCCCCCTGGACAAAGACTGACGCTCAGGTGCGAAAGCGTGGGGAGCAAACAGGATTAGATACCCTGGTAGTCCACGCTGTAAACGATGTCGACTTGGAGGTTGTTCCCTTGAGGAGTGGCTTCCGGAGCTAACGCGTTAAGTCGACCGCCTGGGGAGTACGGCCGCAAGGTTAAAACTCAAATGAATTGACGGGGGCCCGCACAAGCGGTGGAGCATGTGGTTTAATTCGATGCAACGCGAAGAACCTTACCTACTCTTGACATCCAGAGAATTTAGCAGAGATGCTTTAGTGCCTTCGGGAGCTCTGAGACAGGTGCTGCATGGCTGTCGTCAGCTCGTGTTGTGAAATGTTGGGTTAAGTCCCGCAACGAGCGCAACCCCTATCCTTTGTTGCCAGCACGTAATGGTGGGAACTCAAAGGAGACTGCCGGTGATAAACCGGAGGAAGGTGGGGATGACGTCAAGTCATCATGGCCCTTACGAGTAGGGCTACACACGTGCTACAATGGCGTATACAAAGAGAAGCTACCTCGCGAGAGCATGCGGACCTCATAAAGTACGTCGTAGTCCGGATTGGAGTCTGCAACTCGACTCCATGAAGTCGGAATCGCTAGTAATCGTAGATCAGAATGCTACGGTGAATACGTTCCCGGGCCTTGTACACACCGCCCGTCACACCATGGGAGTGGGTTGCAAAAGAAGT from the Limnobaculum zhutongyuii genome contains:
- the metE gene encoding 5-methyltetrahydropteroyltriglutamate--homocysteine S-methyltransferase: MSIQSHILGFPRIGVERELKKSLERYWSGDIDRQSLLETGRELRARHWQQQRDAGIDLLPVGDFAWYDHVLATSLLLGNVPDRHHNEDGTIDIDTLFRIGRGRAPTGKPAVAAEMTKWFNTNYHYMVPEFVRGQRFHLAWNQLFDEVDEAIALGHRIKPVLLGPLSYLWLGKVKGESFDRLTLLQDILPVYQQVLAKLAERGIEWVQIDEPALVLDLPKQWLEAYQPAYQALTGKVNILLTTYFDGISHQLETLRHLPVQGLHVDLVAGKDNIEQLHQVLPQDWLLSLGVINGRNVWRADLSRWFEQLRPLIGQRAWWISGSCSLLHSPIDLARETRLDEEVKSWFAFALQKCSEISLLTQALNNAEDSALQQKLAEYSAPVRQRQKSARVHNSAVEQRLAKIGPQDSQRQQPYAQRAELQRAKYNLPLWPTTTIGSFPQTADIRTLRLDFKQGRLDGSKYRTGISEHIRQAILEQERLGLDVLVHGEAERNDMVEYFGEHLDGFVFTQNGWVQSYGSRCVKPPVIIGDISRPQPITVEWARYAQSLTEKPVKGMLTGPVTILCWSFPREDVSREVIAKQIALALRDEVSDLEAAGIGIIQIDEPALREGLPLKKAEWNDYLNWATEAFRLNASSVKDETQIHTHMCYCEFNDIMDSITALDADVITIETSRSDMELLEAFESFEYPNEIGPGVYDIHSPNVPSVAWIEALLRRAAQRIPAERLWVNPDCGLKTRAWPETRQSLENMVQAARSLRESF
- the pepQ gene encoding Xaa-Pro dipeptidase produces the protein MEKLASLYQAHLSVLQQRTQAVLERNQLDALLIHSGELIRLFLDDRDYPFKVNPHFKAWVPVTEVQNCWIWVDGVNTPKLWFYSPVDYWYSVEPLPNSFWTPYIDIQPLKKADDINHFLPTKRDKVGYIGPNPARAEWLGISGENINPKPVLDYLHYYRSYKTDYELFCMREAQKVAINGHKAARDAFYSDMSEFDINLAYLTATGHRDTNVPYDNIIALNDHAAVLHYTKLEQSTPAESFSFLIDAGAEYNGYAADLTRTYARHKDSDFDLLIKDMNAEQQALIATLKVGVNFVDYHLQMHQRVAKLLKKYDLIVNMSEEDIVETGISFTFFPHGLGHPLGLQVHDVAGFMQDDTGTHRSAPERHPPLRCTRNLEPGMVMTIEPGLYFIDTLLAPWRDSQFNPNFNWLRIDKFRPYGGIRIEDNVVIRKDRVENMTRDLKLS
- a CDS encoding IMPACT family protein, with the translated sequence MESYLIPAEAVTFNEEIKKSRFITYLAPVNGADKAKLFIQQIRDEHPDARHHCWAFVAGAPNDSQQLGFSDDGEPSGTAGKPMLAQLMGSGVGEVVAVVVRYYGGILLGTGGLVKAYGNGVQQALKILPTQLRIPQSEFLLVCDYQQLAMVETLVQQSGGEIVRADYGADIRLILSLPSLHIEQIAGKLRDVSRGALLLSPVT
- the trkH gene encoding Trk system potassium transporter TrkH, with amino-acid sequence MHFRTITRIVGLLVILFSGLMVVPGIVALIYRDGAGSAFTQTFVVAIIIGLFLWFPNRNQKKELKSREGFLIVVLFWTVLGSVGALPFIFAESLGMSITNAFFESFSGLTTTGATTLVGLDSLPKAILFYRQMLQWLGGMGIIVLAVAILPLLGVGGMQLYRAEIPGPLKDSKMRPRIAETAKTLWFIYVLITIACALSLWAAGMSPFDAIGHSFSTVAIGGFSTHESGLAFYNSSLINNITAVFLFISGCNFGLHFAVLSGRSVKVYWRDPEFKMYFFFQVALIVICTLMLWRKDVYGTLLESLNQSFFHVISMTTTTGSSTEAIATWPTFLPVMLLMATFVGGCAGSTGGGLKVIRVLLLFLQGVRELKRLVHPNAVYTIKLGNRALPERVIEAVWGFFSAYALVFIIGMLALMATGLDAFSAFTGIVSALNNVGIGIGDFGSHYAQVNDAAKWILIVTMMFGRLEVFTLLVLLTPIFWRE
- the hemG gene encoding menaquinone-dependent protoporphyrinogen IX dehydrogenase produces the protein MKALLIYSSREGQTKTIVSSIADELRGKDIQVDLYNVDDVPQINFADYNGVLIGAAIRYGHFHKEFRTFVERHYQALNQMPSAFVSVSLIARKVEKQTAETNSYTRKYLAATQWHPTLCGVFAGALRYPRYTWLDRVMIQLIMKMTKGETDSSKDVEYTDWDKVKQFAGEFERLISK